The Cryptomeria japonica chromosome 6, Sugi_1.0, whole genome shotgun sequence genomic interval TTAAGGGCATTAAAGGCTAGGGAAGAACTATCATAAAGCTGAGGGGAAAGAACAGACTAATTAACACCATGGAGAGGGAGACCCCTATTAGCCTCAACATCATGAACATTCTCAAAGTGAATCCCTACAAGGATGTCAAAATTGTTAGAGAGCTTCAAGGCATATGACTTATCTAAGGGGGTAAATAGTCAACTGACCCATTTAGTTTCACACTAGACCGTCCTCTCTCCTCTATCCCTATAATGATATACTTGACAAGAGAGATGTTATTTCCTTCTACAATATTTTAAATCAACTATCATATTACACATCTTACCAATGTGTCTTTTGTTATAATAGGAGAGAAGATTTAAACTTGAGGGTATTTATCATAGTTTGATCTATTAATGTTAGTAATTATtatgtaaatattttttaaaaatttacttTACATGATTAAATCGAAGATAGGGGGATCACTCTGCAACGACTCTTGGTGGAGGGGTCCCCCAACCCTGCAACCCTATACTCttatgtttaaatttttatttttttttaattataaaaaaaaaacttgatTTAGCAAAAGTTAGAATTATGTTGCAAATATTAATCAAAGAGAGGCAATGCCAAATGAGAAGTAAAGCTTTAATatgatataatttaataattttattcgAATATCAATACATTTAACTTTAAATTGATAAAAAAATGTTTGAATTTACATATATATTATTTATGAGCAATCTATGaagcaaataaatataaaataatagatttaaaatataattattcattATCTTttgttaaaaattattattatttaaaatattattaattaataaatgtaaattttatttatattattaattattttaatcacAATTTCTTACATTTTATCTATTTTATCTTTTGATGAAATTAAAATCATCTCAAATATGATTTAAAAAATTGTATTCATTGGCTCACAATCTCTTAATTAAAGAATAATGTCATTACAAATAGAACAATAAATAAGacaaatcaaaatacaataattaaaatattttatgtttGTTAACTACTACTAAATTGAACAAATACATTAATATTCTGCCAAAGGCATGTGTGAAAGACAAATGCCAAGCAAGAACTAATAAATATTTAGATTGACATTGACTTTGAATATCTAGAAGCACACCAAAGAACATTGACAAATATATTCATGTGAGAAATTAATAGGCCTCCATTTGAAGATTCATCCCGTTCTATTCCTCAATTTCATCGCAGACAGATGGCTTCTATTTCCTAcaggtatttttcaattttttcaatctaTATTTTGCATAATCTTATGTCTATATTCTTGTCGTAATTCAATAATTTGCAGTAGTATAAATGATTATGAACTAATTATTCATTTACCCAAATCACAAAATTCATATTTTCCAACAATTTGTTTTTTCAATAGTTGTGCAGAGTGTGATTCTCCTCTGAATTTGAGCAGCAGCAATCTATATCCCCAAGATTTCTACTTTGAAGCAGGTAACAAGGGAACTCTTTCATTCTCTGCAATTGATCTGACCAAATTCAGACTTGAACAGGAAGACAAGATAAAACCTTTTTTCGAGACCCTCAATTATTGGGGTCTTCAGAGAAAGAGAACCAAACTCAAGTGTGCTTCCTGTGGAAAACTCCTTGGTTATATTTATGATGATGGCCCTCCAGCTACAAACGGTATTGGCCAATTTGGCATGGGCCCTAGTCAGGTTGTGCCCAGGTTCCCTAGGTATCGATTCAAGATCAAGGCCCTTAAGCAGCAACAATAGTAGAATCATTATTTTTGTTAGTACCCGAATGTTAAAAGTTGTTTGTTCATGGCTCTCAAATTCAAAGTTCCATGATTCTTTATTCTTTCTCAGATTTGAGAGCAAGAGATTTTAATTGGATTCAGTTCAAGGATATTTGTTATGAGAGATTCAGAGTTCTACCACATATGTGAATTATGAAATTTAACATGTATGGTTTTCCTTTTTGGTATACCTTGTTTAATTAAAATACTTGTATGAGACACGGGAGTCCTTGAAGCTAGATTTTGGCTTTTTTAATACACATGCCTCTTCTTCTCTGAGTGTTCATCTGAATTGGTTCTCTATCTGGGtaatcatatatttttttttcaatgttaAATTGATATATGAGATTTGAATTCTGTTAAATTCAGCTATCTATTTAGAGCTGCGGCTAAATTGGCTCTAGAACGGCACGAAcatgaaatttgtcaaaaattacagatctttgattgtgatcagcagaatttgatttttcgaatttttttgaaaaagtcaaTAGTACGAGTTTTTATGCCGTTTTGGAACCAAATAAAACTTATGTCAGATGATGGGATCAGATATTCCCTTTTGACTTGTTATATATGAATTTCATACTTTGCTCAATAATACTTGCTCAacaggaatgatgttatttctaaCCTATTAGGTCTTGTGGATGCCTTATGAATGAAAAGTGATTCTTTTATATAAGGTTCACAAGGTATTTCCTAATTTAGGCTGACTTTCAACAGTCAAATGAAAATATCAAAATCATATCATAAATGGAGAGAACAACACTGCACACATTCGAATTTGGACCCCTTCTGGAGGGACTAAGGCACTAGGCATCCTATTCCACACAAAAAGGGACTAGAGAAAGGTGGTTGCAGAGTATAGGGTCCCAGGACATAAGAGTTACAGGTAGTTTACTATTTGAAGAAAAGCCGGAACAAATTGTATCCACCTCAGGATTGACAGTCTAATCGCGCATTCTCAGGTAATTTGCATTCATGTCATCCTGTGGACCCCATAATGGGGAGTTAATCGTCATAGAAGGGTTTAGTTTCACAGTTTGTGGCTTGTTTGTATCAGCTGATCGATCTTTGAAGTGTTTTCGTGTAGCTTGGAGCTTCTTGGATACTATGGTTTGAGATAGCGTGTAGGCACTCTTAGTTTTTTCTTGAATTCTCGTTTATCATTAGCTGTAGTCTAATATTTATTACTTTGTTGGACTCTGTATTTTTATTCTTGAATTACCACTCTACTGTAAACCTTAATCATAGATTGCCATGTGCAGAGTATCCATTCATGTTGGAGAGTATCTTTCCTATC includes:
- the LOC131039351 gene encoding uncharacterized protein At4g08330, chloroplastic, whose amino-acid sequence is MASISYSCAECDSPLNLSSSNLYPQDFYFEAGNKGTLSFSAIDLTKFRLEQEDKIKPFFETLNYWGLQRKRTKLKCASCGKLLGYIYDDGPPATNGIGQFGMGPSQVVPRFPRYRFKIKALKQQQ